The genome window TTGATTCAAGATGGTTTTGTCACAGTCAATCATTCTGTGGTAAAATCAAACTATAAGCTTCGAAATCGTGATGTCATCGAGTTCACCATTCCTGAGCCGACCGAGGTCAATATCGAAGCGGAGGATATCGCACTTGATATTCTCTACGAAGATTCCGATATGATCATTATCAACAAAGCGCGCGGCATGGTCGTTCATCCTGCGCCGGGGAATTATACGGGGACGCTTGTAAATGCGCTTCTCTATCATTGTGATGATCTGTCGGGAATCAATGGTGAACTTCGTCCCGGTATCGTTCATCGTCTTGATAAAGATACTTCGGGCGTTATGGTTGCCGCTAAGAATGATATATCACATCAATCACTTGCAATCCAGATCGGAGAAAAAACGGCGACACGTACGTATCTTACGATCGTACATGGGAATATGCGCGAAGATACAGGTACAGTCAATGCACCGATCGGGCGTCATCCGACTGACCGTAAGCAGATGGCTGTTGTCGAGAAAAACAGCAAACACGCTGTTACGCATTTCCGTGTATTGGAACGATTTGGTCAGTATACGTTCCTTGAATGTAAGCTTGAAACAGGACGGACACATCAGATACGTGTTCATATGGCGTATATCGGTCATCCTGTTGTTGCCGACCCTAAATACAGTCGCAGTAAAGTGCCTTTTGCCATCAAAGGACAAGCACTTCATTCGGCCGAGCTTCGATTGAAGCATCCTACAAGCGGTGAGGAAATGGTATTTACTGCGCCTATGCCGACCGATATGGAAAAAATTTTACATAAATTACGCTCACAGAAAGGATGAGGAAAATGGCTGTTGTCATTGATAAAAAAACAATTATGGATGCACAGGCGATCAAACGTGCATTAAAACGTATTGCACATGAGATCATCGAGAAAAACAAAGGAACCGAAAACCTTATTTTGATCGGTATCAGAAGCCGTGGTGTTCCGCTCAGCGAACGTATTGCGGAAGAGATCAAGGCTATTGAAGGTGTATCGGTACCTGTCGGTGTACTTGATATCACGCTCTATCGTGACGATCTGTCGCAGC of Selenomonadales bacterium contains these proteins:
- a CDS encoding RluA family pseudouridine synthase — encoded protein: MDENVLSWTIEAEQAGERIDRFLQAENPDMSRAKIQKLIQDGFVTVNHSVVKSNYKLRNRDVIEFTIPEPTEVNIEAEDIALDILYEDSDMIIINKARGMVVHPAPGNYTGTLVNALLYHCDDLSGINGELRPGIVHRLDKDTSGVMVAAKNDISHQSLAIQIGEKTATRTYLTIVHGNMREDTGTVNAPIGRHPTDRKQMAVVEKNSKHAVTHFRVLERFGQYTFLECKLETGRTHQIRVHMAYIGHPVVADPKYSRSKVPFAIKGQALHSAELRLKHPTSGEEMVFTAPMPTDMEKILHKLRSQKG